The following are encoded in a window of Phaseolus vulgaris cultivar G19833 chromosome 3, P. vulgaris v2.0, whole genome shotgun sequence genomic DNA:
- the LOC137807524 gene encoding protein NRT1/ PTR FAMILY 6.2: MEEKMSWIVTEAVDYKGFPADRSKTGGWIPAALILGIEIVERLSTMGIAVNLVTYMISVMHLPSSTAANTVTDFMGTSFLLCLLGGFLADSFLGRYKTIGIFASIQTLGTAALAISSKLPQLRPPPCHANSDSCQQANGFQMGILYLSLYLIALGTGGLKSSVSGFGSDQFDEKDEKEKSQMAYFFNRFFFFISFGTLAAVTVLVYLQDEVSRSLGYGICSVSMIIAIIVFLSGTKRYRYKKSFGSPIVHIWQVIVASIKKRKMQLPYNVGSLYEDTPEASRIEHTDQFRFLEKAAIVTEGDFETNLSGSAPNPWKLCTLTRVEEVKMMVRLLPVWATTIIFWTTYAQMITFSVEQASTMERNMGSFQIPAGSLTVFFVAAILISLAVYDRLVMPLWKKWKGKPGFTDLQRIAIGLVFSIFGMAVASLCERKRLSVAKSVTGNNATLPISVFLLIPQFFLVGTGEAFIYTGQLDFFITRSPKGMKTMSTGLFLTTLSLGFFVSSFLVSVVKKVTGTRDGQGWLADNINQGRLDLFYGLLTILSFVNFVAFLVCAVWFKPKKPKQPAMQMGAINGSTAEEKC, from the exons ATG GAGGAAAAAATGAGTTGGATTGTTACTGAAGCTGTGGACTATAAAGGCTTCCCTGCAGATAGATCCAAAACTGGCGGTTGGATACCAGCAGCTCTTATTTTAG GGATTGAAATCGTGGAGAGGCTCTCCACCATGGGGATTGCAGTGAACCTTGTAACATACATGATCTCAGTCATGCATCTGCCAAGCTCAACTGCAGCTAATACTGTGACTGACTTCATGGGCACATCATTTCTCCTGTGTTTGCTGGGAGGTTTTCTAGCAGATTCCTTCCTTGGCAGATACAAGACAATTGGAATCTTCGCTTCAATACAAACACTG GGAACTGCTGCATTAGCAATCTCATCAAAATTGCCACAGCTACGTCCACCACCTTGCCATGCTAACAGTGACAGTTGCCAACAAGCGAACGGATTCCAAATGGGAATCTTATACTTGTCACTGTACCTTATTGCACTAGGAACTGGTGGCCTAAAATCTAGTGTTTCGGGATTTGGGTCTGACCAATTcgatgagaaagatgagaaggaGAAATCCCAAATGGCATATTTCTTCaacaggtttttcttcttcattagTTTTGGAACTCTGGCAGCCGTCACAGTACTCGTCTACTTGCAAGATGAAGTGAGTCGCAGTTTGGGGTATGGAATATGTTCTGTTTCTATGATCATAGCCATTATCGTGTTCTTATCAGGAACTAAAAGATACAGATACAAAAAGAGTTTTGGAAGCCCCATTGTCCACATTTGGCAAGTTATTGTTGCATCaataaagaaaaggaagatgcaACTCCCATACAATGTTGGTTCTTTGTATGAAGACACTCCTGAAGCTTCAAGAATAGAGCACACCGACCAGTTCCG TTTCTTGGAGAAAGCAGCCATTGTGACAGAAGGTGACTTTGAGACAAATTTATCTGGTTCTGCACCAAACCCATGGAAATTATGCACACTAACAAGGGTAGAGGAGGTGAAAATGATGGTGAGACTTTTACCAGTGTGGGCCACAACCATCATATTTTGGACCACTTACGCACAGATGATAACATTTTCAGTTGAGCAAGCCTCCACCATGGAAAGAAATATGGGGAGTTTCCAAATCCCTGCAGGCTCTCTCACAGTATTTTTTGTGGCTGCAATACTAATCAGTCTAGCTGTTTATGACCGACTCGTCATGCCCCTTTGGAAAAAGTGGAAAGGCAAACCAG GTTTCACTGACCTACAAAGGATTGCGATTGGACTTGTATTTTCCATTTTCGGAATGGCGGTTGCTTCTCTGTGCGAGAGGAAACGGTTATCCGTGGCAAAAAGTGTAACTGGGAACAATGCAACACTGCCTATAAGCGTTTTCCTTCTGATCCCACAGTTCTTCTTGGTGGGTACTGGTGAAGCATTCATATACACGGGCCAGCTTGATTTCTTCATAACACGGTCCCCAAAAGGAATGAAAACCATGAGCACGGGTCTCTTTCTCACAACTTTGTCTCTTGGTTTCTTCGTCAGTAGTTTCCTTGTCTCAGTTGTGAAGAAAGTTACTGGGACAAGAGATGGTCAGGGGTGGCTAGCAGACAACATAAACCAGGGCAGGCTTGACTTGTTCTATGGGTTGCTCACCATACTtagctttgttaattttgtAGCTTTTCTAGTTTGTGCGGTTTGGTTCAAGCCTAAGAAACCTAAACAACCAGCTATGCAAATGGGAGCAATCAATGGGTCCACAGCTGAGGAAAAGTGCTGA